A window of Xenopus laevis strain J_2021 chromosome 1L, Xenopus_laevis_v10.1, whole genome shotgun sequence genomic DNA:
ACAATTGTATGATATTTGTCCATTGCCTTTCCTTTATATTGAGATTTAGatctttttcccatttttccatAAAACAAGTTGAGGGACTTGGTTTGAGATCCATAATTTGTTTGTAGAGTAAGGAGAGTGTCCTCTCAGAGGGGTCTTTTTTGACCCATATATGTTCTTGGGCTGTTGGTTCTGGTCTGTTTTTATGTGGTGGGAATATTGTCTGGATGAAATGCCGGATTTGGCAATATTTAAATCGGTCTAGGTCAATGGGGATATTATCTCCTAGGAGGTCCTCAATATTGTTAAGTTGGTTTAGTTTATAAAAGAagctgtgtgtatttttttaaaagtgttaatTGACATGAGATTTAATACAACTTTTATTGTCAGGAAAAAATCATGGTATGAGGTAAGTTTTTAATTTCCTTTGAACTGGGAACTGTGTTATACAGTCTCCAGCTGTTAAATAATGCTAAGTTTGCAAATAGACAAGGTGTGGCGACAGAGGTCCTTAAGTCTCATTGCAAAGACACAGAACCAATGCTGAGTGCCCCTAAAAAAACCCTAATGTCCCCATGTTGTGCCCGTGTTGACCCCTTATGCCCCCAGATTTACTCACAACATGTGTAGATATTTAGATTGAGGTTCCTTTCCAAATGGCCTGCACTAATGAAACATGATAAAAATGTACAGAGAACAATCTGTTAAGAGTGAATAGCATTTATTAAATCATGAATTCAtcatgttatgtaataaaaagcagtacACATGGAACGCTGCATACTTGTGTTCCTATCCGTTTGATAGCATACATCACATACAGCATCATTTTCAAAAAAGAACATAACAAAAATATTGCTAGTGATGTATCATTTTCAAAAAAGAACATAACAAAAATATTGCTAGTGATGTACCACCTACTAGTAAATGAGGCCAATAATCATTTCCAGTTGCTAACAGTAACAGACTAATACCATTGGAGGATATGTGCTTTTGTATCAGTCAGATCTCCTGATCACCGCTTGGATCCAAGGCAGGTAGGATGAGACACGGGTATATACATCTGGAAACATTGAATTCCCACAGAGCAGTCCAGAGAAAGACACAGCTCCTTCCACTCTATTTCTGCACACAAGGGGTCCTCCAGAGTCACCCTACAACATACACAGAGTCAAAGTTATCCTGAAACACATATCGAAAACTTCAGTGATCACTGATAtgcgggtcaggaaaaattcaacccgcacccaaccctaacacacataaccttaacctgcaccagaccttaacccacaaaaccttaaagtagggatgcactgaatccactattttggattcggccaaacacccgaatcctttgcgaaagattagaccgaataccgaaccaaatccgaaccctaatttgcgtatgcaaattaggggttggaaggggaaaacattctttacttccttgttttctgaaaaaagtcacgcgatttccctgcccacccctaatttgcatgtgcaaattaggattcagatttggttcggctgggcagaaggattcgggcgaatccaaatccttctgaaaaaggccgaatcctggctgaatcccgaaccgaatcctggattcgtaaagtcaaaaaaataaaactccagttttactttttttaatgaaaaagaaatctacctctaatatactttaattaaaaatgtgtaccatttttataataaacctgactgtattcagtgaaacttccccctttatttacttgctctgacaactgcagataggaaacttcagacagtccctaactgctctgcagggaaacaatcatactttcaaactgcAGGGGGGggtccccaccttacttcccagaactcgagcaactttgtttgttttcctgtagatcAGCCAGCGACTATGTAGAGACTtgtagacccagtgcagtctgcagtgtttattaatcagtcttgctctaTCAGCtactatggcagaaattatttgacttgtactgtttgataatttatgatgatccctaagcctAAGCTTGTTTATAAGGCAAACTGTATTGCAGGGGTGATTGGCAACTATATACTTACTGAACAGAAACCTTTTGCCCGAACTCCTGGGGAAGCTGCACAAAGCATAGTATTGGTGATGCTTCCACCCCAGGACCTGTTGCAAGCCTGACGGCTAATGATATCTGCATTTGTCTCCATAAGCGCTACAGGTGCAGTGCCAAAGTCTGTGATGTCTCCCCATCCAGCTACTGAGCAATTTGACCTGGGTCCGATATCTGAATTAGCAACTGGAAGGCGAATGCTCCTCACAGCAGAAGTGATAACTGCAGAGTCATTCAGctattagagagagagaaagtatcAGCATACATTTACAGAACAATACAAGAGCTTTACTACCTGGTAGGTTCTCTATATTTACCTTCAGCAAATGAAGGTCATTTTGAAAGGTGGTAGGGTTATATTCAGGGTTCTTCACAGACTCTTGGACACGAAACTCCTGGACTAAGCTATCTGGACTGCGCAGATTGTGAGCTCCAAGAACGATGCGCACCAAGTCAACAGGCCTATAGCAGACACAATGACATTTTCTAGTATAAGTTATGCACAGCCAGGGGCAGTCTATTTAATATTAGCCTCTAAGTATTCATAGAAAGCTAACAAGCTTATACTTTGTTTTAATCAGGCAATTGATCAAGGTTACCCTGGAGGTTATAAACATTCACCACTTGTATAAGGTACAGCAGTGGCTTTAAATAAACCCTATTTGCATAGTTCTGGATATGGCAGTATTGTATTTAGCACTAGGAGTGACATTCATGGTGATGCTAGCTGTTTTGTTCAGTTCAAGAAATTAGAAGATTAATTTGTTATGAGGCCACACCATGCAATGCCACAGCAGCAATgcccattcttattttttattgtaggCAAAATCACAGTGTCTAATTGGACACAGCATATGTTACATGATAGGGTGACCTGTGATTCTACATGCGGTATAGTTAGAACCAAAATAACTGACAAACTGAGAACACTAACAGCAGCTTCATTATGTAATTTCCCTATGCTTGCGCATAACCTTTGCATAAGAATGGTATAATGTAACATTAAACCAGGtcaaatatttgattttaaatagCTAACCAGTAGTTGCTTCCTGCTGATTAGTTTGCTAGAGGTAGCTAGACCTGGTGCAAAAGACTGCCATCTAGCACAAGCATTCTACTGCATTATGTGCTAACAATCAAATGAATgatttaaagttaaaggggaggttcatctgtaaattaacttttagcatgctgtATATAATGGCTTATTGTAAGCCACTTTCCAATtggctgttattttttttatagtttatagttctTCTGACTCTAtagtctaaaaaaacaaaagctatgtaaggctacaagtgtatagttcttgctactttatattattcatctttctattcaggctcaatcccattcatattccagtgtcttattcaaatcaatgcaaggttgctagggtctggATACTAAtaaccaaattgcaaactggagagctgctgaataaaaagttaaataactccaatacacacaaataatgaaagatgaaaaccaattgctactCACGTATCTTCCATACAATGTGCTGCAGTCAGGACCCATTTTTGATTGATGAGAGCACCCCCACAGAAACTAAACCCCCTGATCTGCAGGGAAGCCATGTAGGGTCTGGAGTGGGCTCTTGCCTCACGGCCACCAACAATACGAGATGCCCctgtaatatatacacacacacacatatatatatataaatatatatatcacactgTAATATTGTAAAGGTCACGCTGTGAACATTGGATTGCACTTATGatatcatattttttaatttatttgccaaaGACCCATGAGAAAATGCTGAACAAAGGAGACAATATagattaaaatatgcaaaaacaagTAAGAAGCGAGAAGGTAAATAAAGAAGAGTGATTAGTAGTCtctgttcttaaaggagacatgtaaaaaactagaatgtgccagtgcattaaactctttaaGATATAGtctcctttaaatagtattttCCTCTCCCCTGTACAACCTATGCCAATACATTCTATCAAACATATACAGCAAAATATTTCATATGAACATCAACTATAAATACcaatgccaaaatgttaggcatatAAATCAAATCATTATGTTTTTCCCTGAACCAGAGCTCCTTTTAggaataaaatgcagaaaatgttagTCTACTGTGCATATGTCTCCATCTGAAAAGCAATGCCTGGGAAAGGtaatttccaaattatttttttttcctaaaaggagcacTGACCAGGGATAAAACTAACATGTCTAACATGTTGGACACCCCCAGTGAATCAGCGATTCCATGTCCTGTAACATTTTTAGTTAACGCTGACAATGTAGATGAGGAATTAACCTCTGTGTAAATGGACAAGTACTTTCTAAATCAGAGATTCATTTTCTGTAATTTAAGACCCATGTTGTTTGGGGTAGGTTACCACTATCTCCCTGTATAGAGAAATGGGatcctacaataaaaaaaaaaaatagttactaAAATGATGTAAGTAAACTAAATTATGGAGCATGAAGATAATTctccaacttaaaggggtggttcacctttgggttaaaggggtggttcaccttcaaacaactagttgttttcagataaatcaccagaaataacgactttttccaaagactttctattttctatgtgtgaccgtttttctaatattgaagtataaagtgtcatattTCACCttatgaagcagctctgggagggggggtcgccgaccctgttctaaatggatacatttagttgatacatttctttgtccctgctgaactgaatctctgggtttcattacaggcagttgttagaattgatacaatagttgctaatactccagagatgctgctgagaaatgtatcaaatcaatgttgcaaaattgacccgaattactgagctgccagactcaaacaccagagacagaaacattcaactttaaacttagattttagaaaaacagtaaaaaataaataatgtaaagtaattgaaaaaaagtctttatttctggggaacaatctaaaaacaacttaattgaaaaaagtgtttggaaggtgaacaacccctttaaattttagtatatttatagaatggacaattcttagcattttttcaattggacttcattatttactttgctATAGTTTCTGAATCATTTGTAggaatgggcaaattttttcgccttgtttcgcctcgGAATTGAGGCTCATAATCTTGTATGGCGtcatgcgacaaaaaaaaaaaaatggcaaaaattggcaaaaaaattgccgccaacaaatttttttaacacccatagactttaatgggcgtcggcaacggcaaatttttgccgaaatggaacgggtcaaattcgcccatccctaatcatttGCTGCCGACTCCccacgctttccagctttcaaatggggctagGATCATTTTTGCTCACAttgcattgcaaactggagagttgctaaataaaaagttaataactaaaaaaaaaacacaaataatataaaacgaaatccaattgcaaattgtcttagaaaatcgctgcctacatcatactaaaagttaactcaaaggtgaacaacccctttactattTGGTCCCTTGAGAAAAATTAAGCACAATCCTAAACATTAGCAGCCAAATGCTAAGTAATACTCAGCCTAAGGATCATGGCTGGTATTCTCCATGTGTATCCATGTGCTCTTTGATAAGACAATGGAACTAAATGCTAATAGAAATGAAAATGCTAATAGTAAATAAAAGTACCTGAGAAGGGCCATGTGTAGAGGACTATGGTCAGAAGCCCAAGAAGTTGCATGGCTAAATGCTTCACTTCTGTTTGCGCTGCCAAAGCAAAAATTGTGCTTACATAGTTTGGAAAGAAATGTCTGTTGGGAAATTTCACCAGAGTTTGGTGTTgaaattactgtttttttactgcaaaaggcTAAAAGAAGGGAAGTGGGATTCTACAGCTTCCTGAGAAAAATTTCAAGTCATTGTTCTGTAGTTAGTGAATATCCatgataatgtatatatatatatatatatatatatatatatatatatatatatatatatatatatatagatcataaTTTCACCAAATAGTATTGTGGCAAAAGACAGAATTCAAGGAATTGTTTCTGAGGACCCCTGTTCCCTGGTAAGCACCTATACATCTACACAGGCTATACGTAAAGCATATAAACAATCTAATTCTTATTGTTCAGGACCAGGTTAATTGTCC
This region includes:
- the prss57.L gene encoding serine protease 57; protein product: MQLLGLLTIVLYTWPFSGASRIVGGREARAHSRPYMASLQIRGFSFCGGALINQKWVLTAAHCMEDTPVDLVRIVLGAHNLRSPDSLVQEFRVQESVKNPEYNPTTFQNDLHLLKLNDSAVITSAVRSIRLPVANSDIGPRSNCSVAGWGDITDFGTAPVALMETNADIISRQACNRSWGGSITNTMLCAASPGVRAKGFCSGDSGGPLVCRNRVEGAVSFSGLLCGNSMFPDVYTRVSSYLPWIQAVIRRSD